Proteins encoded together in one Chitinophaga sp. LS1 window:
- a CDS encoding ABC transporter permease codes for MLRLLATIKKEWLLLLRDRTGLALLFAMPVVLITVMALIEDAPFRDYQELKFDILTVDNDHGRLGKYIREGLEHTGQFKVIDTLNGQPVQEAQALERVNAGDYKICIIIPQGATGAIVSNANRIVNDLSKRMGVPAILPVSLRKDSLNVLVYFDPASKKAFKSAIHQAIDNFLTQVETDLLLERIKQQLKNKDIAQQDSMVIQLKAVGLKEQLTGPSQQLDVISNSVQHNVPAWSIFAMFFIAIPIGGHMIREREEGSLVRVRLIPGSFLDILGGKLLFFMAVTVVQFYLMMMVGIYLLPLFGLPKLMMGNSYLATFIISVSIGLAATAYGILVGTVFKTPNQALNFGAISIVILSAIGGIWIPLEIMPAKMQLIGHLSPLSWGLDAINDIYLRNQGVQHIWLHVGKLIACAVLMLCIAAGVEQRRMS; via the coding sequence ATGTTAAGGCTATTAGCTACCATAAAAAAAGAATGGCTGTTGCTGCTGCGTGACAGAACAGGTTTGGCCCTGCTATTTGCCATGCCTGTCGTGCTCATTACGGTGATGGCTTTGATAGAAGATGCACCATTCAGAGACTACCAGGAACTGAAGTTTGACATACTGACTGTTGACAACGATCATGGTCGCTTAGGCAAATATATCAGGGAAGGATTGGAGCATACCGGCCAGTTCAAAGTTATCGATACACTAAATGGACAACCGGTACAGGAAGCACAGGCGCTGGAAAGAGTGAATGCAGGTGATTACAAAATTTGCATCATCATACCACAGGGCGCTACAGGTGCCATCGTGAGCAATGCGAATCGCATCGTAAATGACCTGTCCAAAAGAATGGGCGTACCTGCAATATTGCCGGTGAGCCTGCGCAAAGATTCACTGAATGTATTGGTATATTTTGATCCTGCTTCCAAGAAGGCATTCAAGAGTGCTATTCATCAGGCAATCGATAATTTCCTGACACAGGTAGAAACAGATCTGCTGTTGGAAAGGATCAAACAGCAATTGAAAAATAAAGATATCGCACAACAGGATTCCATGGTGATCCAGTTGAAGGCTGTAGGTCTGAAAGAACAGCTCACAGGACCTTCGCAACAACTGGATGTGATCTCCAATTCAGTGCAGCACAATGTACCGGCATGGAGTATTTTTGCCATGTTCTTTATCGCCATACCCATAGGTGGGCATATGATACGTGAGCGGGAAGAAGGAAGTCTGGTACGTGTACGATTGATACCCGGATCTTTCCTGGATATCCTTGGGGGTAAACTGTTATTCTTTATGGCAGTGACCGTGGTGCAGTTTTACCTGATGATGATGGTAGGTATTTATTTGCTGCCATTATTTGGGTTACCAAAACTGATGATGGGCAATAGTTACCTGGCTACCTTCATCATCTCAGTGAGCATAGGTTTGGCGGCCACAGCATATGGTATACTGGTCGGTACGGTGTTTAAAACACCTAACCAGGCACTGAATTTCGGAGCAATTTCAATAGTCATCTTGTCCGCGATAGGCGGCATCTGGATACCACTGGAAATCATGCCGGCAAAAATGCAGCTAATCGGGCATTTATCTCCACTCAGTTGGGGATTGGATGCCATCAATGATATCTACCTCCGTAATCAGGGTGTACAACACATCTGGTTACATGTAGGAAAACTGATCGCCTGTGCCGTACTCATGCTGTGTATAGCAGCAGGTGTGGAGCAAAGAAGGATGAGCTGA
- a CDS encoding M14 family zinc carboxypeptidase has protein sequence MRIILALLTIFGASTLYAQDFTTRFELTQGKETATYGEVIAYYKKLDQRYPQISMLEIGNTDAGFPLHLVIYSADGDFNFPSLHRKNKRIILINNGIHPGEPDGVDASMMLLRDLAQGKKKLPANVVLAVIPLYNIGGALNRSEYFRVDQNGPAAFGSRGNARNLDLNRDFIKTDSRNSFTFQTIYQLTDPDVFIDNHVSNGADYQHVMTLLSTEYNKLGGVMGEFMHNNFEPGLYKLMKEKGYDLVPYVNHFGETPENGWMTFADVPRFSSGYTTLFSTFGFVPETHMLKPYPQRVAATYALMESFISFVSVHGEEIKALRDKTKESVKTQKEFALEWNVDTTRFSYINFKGYEAGHQPSEISGLPRLYYDRSRPFEKQVKFYNYVTAENFVQKPTAYIIPQGWWNVLNILKNNKVMMRTLAHDTTIAVEVYHIADFKTALRPFEGHYLHNHVKVTTTHDSIHFRKGDYYIPMNQSANRYLIETLEPTGGDSFFAWNFFDAILTPKEGYSPYVFEDTAAAYISRHPELRQLIDEKKKTDSTFANSADAQLHFVYEHSIYGEPGYLRYPVFRVSSM, from the coding sequence ATGAGAATAATCCTTGCCCTACTGACCATCTTCGGGGCTTCAACTTTGTATGCCCAGGATTTTACCACCCGATTTGAACTTACCCAGGGAAAAGAAACTGCTACTTATGGGGAAGTGATCGCCTACTATAAGAAATTAGATCAGCGTTATCCACAGATCAGTATGCTGGAGATCGGGAATACGGATGCCGGGTTTCCCCTCCATTTGGTGATCTATTCAGCTGATGGAGATTTCAATTTTCCCAGTCTGCACCGGAAAAACAAGCGTATTATATTGATTAATAATGGAATACACCCCGGTGAACCAGATGGTGTGGATGCCAGTATGATGCTGTTGAGAGATCTGGCGCAGGGGAAAAAGAAATTACCGGCTAATGTAGTGCTGGCTGTTATTCCGCTTTATAATATTGGCGGCGCACTGAACCGCAGTGAATATTTCAGGGTAGACCAGAATGGACCCGCTGCTTTTGGCTCAAGAGGAAATGCAAGGAACCTGGATCTGAACAGGGATTTTATTAAAACTGATTCAAGGAACAGCTTCACTTTCCAAACTATATATCAGCTGACTGATCCGGATGTGTTTATTGATAATCATGTGAGCAATGGAGCGGACTACCAGCATGTGATGACTTTGCTGAGTACAGAATATAACAAACTGGGCGGTGTCATGGGCGAGTTTATGCACAATAACTTTGAACCGGGATTGTATAAACTGATGAAGGAAAAGGGATATGACCTGGTGCCTTATGTAAATCATTTTGGAGAAACGCCTGAAAATGGATGGATGACTTTTGCGGATGTGCCCCGTTTTTCCAGTGGGTATACTACTTTGTTCTCCACATTTGGGTTTGTGCCGGAGACACATATGCTCAAGCCTTATCCGCAAAGGGTAGCTGCGACTTATGCATTGATGGAGTCATTTATCAGTTTTGTAAGTGTGCATGGTGAGGAGATAAAAGCATTAAGAGATAAAACAAAGGAGTCCGTGAAAACACAAAAAGAGTTTGCACTGGAATGGAATGTGGATACCACCCGGTTTTCTTATATCAATTTCAAGGGGTATGAGGCTGGGCATCAACCAAGTGAAATTTCTGGTTTGCCAAGGTTGTATTATGATCGCTCCAGGCCTTTTGAGAAACAGGTGAAATTCTATAATTACGTTACTGCAGAAAACTTTGTGCAGAAACCAACGGCTTATATTATACCACAGGGCTGGTGGAATGTGTTGAATATTCTGAAGAACAATAAGGTGATGATGCGCACGCTTGCACATGATACGACGATTGCTGTGGAAGTGTATCATATTGCTGATTTCAAAACGGCGTTACGACCTTTTGAAGGACACTATTTGCACAATCATGTAAAAGTAACTACTACCCACGATAGCATTCATTTCAGAAAAGGGGATTATTATATTCCAATGAACCAGTCTGCGAACCGTTATCTGATCGAAACATTAGAACCTACAGGTGGTGATTCTTTCTTTGCATGGAATTTCTTTGATGCGATTCTTACACCAAAAGAAGGTTATTCTCCTTATGTGTTTGAAGATACAGCAGCAGCATATATAAGCAGGCATCCGGAGTTGCGGCAGCTGATTGATGAGAAGAAAAAAACAGACAGCACATTTGCCAATAGTGCAGATGCGCAATTACATTTTGTATATGAACATTCGATTTATGGAGAACCGGGTTATTTGAGATATCCGGTATTCAGGGTTAGCAGCATGTAG
- a CDS encoding BtrH N-terminal domain-containing protein, with protein MSDIQFNHVQTAHCECGVISNIFRFYGLEISEPMALGIGAGLFFGHLPFVKVNGVPGTTYRVVPGAIFSRVCKRLGVKMESHTFSSVEKATAELDKVLERGMPVGLQSGVYYLPYFPPSYRFHFNAHNLVIYGKKDGNYLVSDPIMEHVTEIDPASLAEARFAKGFPAPKGKMYYPVVVPKEVNFAAPIKAGIKQTCSDMLNIPLPWFGVKGIRFLAKRLRNYPEKVGERRATLYLGNIIRMQEEIGTGGAGFRFMYAAFLQEAAGILKRDDLSQMAQELTAVGDIWRNFAFTAGRVCKSRTTNGNGYAELSDLMMQCAASEEVFFRKLAALKL; from the coding sequence ATGAGCGATATTCAGTTCAACCACGTGCAAACAGCACATTGTGAGTGTGGGGTGATTTCAAATATTTTCCGTTTCTATGGTCTTGAGATCAGCGAACCAATGGCACTGGGCATCGGCGCCGGTCTCTTTTTCGGACACCTGCCTTTCGTGAAGGTAAACGGTGTACCTGGTACCACTTATCGCGTAGTACCCGGCGCCATCTTCAGCAGAGTGTGCAAAAGACTGGGTGTGAAAATGGAATCACATACTTTTTCCAGCGTGGAAAAAGCAACGGCTGAACTGGACAAGGTATTGGAGAGAGGCATGCCTGTAGGCCTGCAGAGTGGTGTATATTACCTGCCTTACTTTCCTCCTTCCTACCGTTTTCACTTCAATGCACATAACCTCGTGATCTATGGAAAGAAAGACGGGAACTATCTCGTCAGCGATCCTATCATGGAACACGTAACAGAAATAGATCCGGCAAGCCTGGCGGAAGCCCGCTTTGCAAAAGGCTTTCCGGCACCCAAAGGAAAAATGTATTACCCCGTGGTAGTACCCAAAGAAGTCAACTTTGCAGCACCTATCAAAGCAGGTATCAAACAAACCTGTAGCGATATGCTCAATATTCCTTTACCCTGGTTTGGTGTAAAAGGTATTCGCTTTCTGGCAAAAAGACTACGTAATTATCCGGAGAAAGTGGGCGAAAGAAGAGCTACACTCTACCTGGGAAACATCATCCGCATGCAGGAAGAAATTGGTACCGGTGGTGCCGGCTTCCGCTTTATGTATGCCGCATTCTTACAGGAAGCTGCAGGCATCCTGAAAAGAGATGACCTGAGCCAGATGGCCCAGGAACTGACAGCCGTTGGCGACATCTGGAGAAACTTTGCCTTTACTGCCGGCAGAGTATGTAAAAGCAGAACCACCAACGGAAATGGTTATGCCGAACTGAGTGACCTGATGATGCAATGCGCAGCTTCGGAAGAAGTGTTCTTCAGGAAACTGGCAGCCTTGAAACTTTAA
- a CDS encoding beta-ketoacyl synthase chain length factor gives MKDKYYIQGMSAISPQHSFGEDIFSQPLVTVQENVFACVEPDYRNFMPPNSIRRMTRILKVGLTAALQCMQNAGVAVPGAIVTGTGKGSLSDTERFLKEIREYKETALNATPFIQSTYNAVNGLIALQQKCTQYNNTFVHRGFSFENALLDGMLLISEGNKNILIGAFEEITAEHFYIKSRIGCWKKEKISSDELYSHPTPGTISGEGAAFFVLSDTPGYAQLAGMKMVYKPKESYLQKFLSSHHLSLEDIDLVISGRNGDSNFDHYYDGLPKELPFKHLCGEYDTAGAFALWLGAQILKAQQIPAHWFPMVQVPTGPYKNILIYNHFFGEQHVYMLLTLNTGYLK, from the coding sequence ATGAAGGATAAATACTACATACAAGGCATGTCGGCTATCTCGCCGCAACACTCTTTTGGAGAGGATATATTTTCTCAACCACTGGTTACAGTGCAGGAGAATGTATTTGCATGTGTGGAACCAGACTATCGTAATTTCATGCCACCGAATAGTATACGCCGCATGACGCGTATATTGAAAGTAGGATTGACAGCAGCGCTGCAATGTATGCAGAACGCGGGTGTCGCAGTACCCGGTGCAATTGTGACAGGTACGGGAAAAGGAAGTTTGTCTGATACAGAACGTTTCCTGAAAGAGATCAGGGAGTACAAAGAAACTGCACTGAATGCAACACCATTCATTCAATCCACCTACAATGCAGTAAATGGATTGATTGCATTACAACAGAAATGTACGCAGTACAACAACACATTTGTACATCGCGGTTTTTCATTTGAAAATGCACTGCTGGATGGTATGTTGTTAATATCAGAAGGTAATAAGAATATACTGATCGGTGCATTTGAAGAAATCACAGCAGAGCACTTTTACATCAAGAGCAGGATCGGATGCTGGAAGAAAGAAAAGATCTCCAGCGATGAATTGTACAGTCATCCTACACCAGGTACGATATCAGGAGAAGGAGCTGCATTCTTTGTATTGTCCGATACCCCCGGTTATGCACAGTTAGCAGGAATGAAGATGGTGTATAAACCAAAGGAATCTTACCTCCAAAAGTTTTTATCCTCTCACCACTTAAGTCTCGAAGACATCGATCTCGTCATCAGCGGTCGTAATGGAGACAGCAACTTCGATCATTATTATGATGGGCTGCCAAAAGAGTTGCCATTCAAACATCTCTGTGGTGAATACGATACTGCTGGCGCATTTGCACTCTGGTTGGGTGCACAAATATTAAAGGCCCAGCAAATACCTGCTCATTGGTTTCCCATGGTGCAGGTACCGACCGGACCTTATAAGAATATTCTTATTTACAATCACTTCTTTGGAGAGCAACACGTCTACATGCTGCTAACCCTGAATACCGGATATCTCAAATAA
- the rpsT gene encoding 30S ribosomal protein S20, whose protein sequence is MANHKATKKDVRQSKARNERNRYYGKTTRNAIRDLKKLEEKAAAGEKLSDVISMIDKLAKRNIIHKNKAANLKSKLSKKVNTLA, encoded by the coding sequence ATGGCAAACCATAAAGCAACGAAAAAAGACGTTCGTCAAAGCAAAGCGAGAAATGAGCGTAACCGTTACTACGGTAAAACTACCCGTAACGCAATCCGCGACCTGAAGAAATTGGAAGAGAAAGCTGCTGCTGGCGAAAAACTGTCTGACGTGATCTCTATGATCGACAAGTTGGCTAAACGCAATATTATTCACAAGAATAAAGCTGCCAACCTGAAGAGCAAACTTTCTAAGAAAGTGAACACACTGGCTTAA
- a CDS encoding phosphopantetheine-binding protein, with amino-acid sequence MEDLKQKLKVQIIEALNLQDTRPEDIDDNAPLFGDGLGLDSIDSLELMVLLERYYHIKVEDPREGRKILQSVQSMAEFIQSKQPA; translated from the coding sequence ATGGAAGATTTAAAACAGAAATTGAAAGTACAGATTATTGAGGCGCTGAACCTGCAGGATACCCGTCCTGAAGATATTGATGACAATGCACCATTGTTCGGAGACGGTTTAGGACTGGACAGTATTGATTCACTGGAACTGATGGTATTGCTGGAAAGATATTATCACATCAAGGTGGAAGATCCTCGCGAAGGCAGAAAGATCCTGCAGTCTGTACAATCTATGGCTGAATTCATTCAATCCAAACAACCCGCGTAA
- a CDS encoding ABC transporter ATP-binding protein, whose product MTSILVQDLHKTYKGALEPSLKGLSFSFEKGMITGLLGPNGAGKTTTISILCGLVSADSGLVKIFDLPQTAAHREEIKKLIGIVPQQIALFPQLTAIENLEYFGNLYGLKGKPLRSRIDEYLRIFGLEQNGNKAVHRYSGGMKRRANIIAAILHQPQLLILDEPTAGVDVQSRSMILQFLRDYNAQGASIVYTSHLLDEAQTICQEVAIIDEGRLIVQGTPAHLIAQHSDCGHLEDVFLHYTGHAVRD is encoded by the coding sequence ATGACCAGCATACTTGTACAGGATCTGCATAAAACCTATAAAGGTGCGTTGGAACCATCATTGAAAGGGTTATCATTCAGCTTTGAAAAAGGTATGATCACCGGCCTCTTAGGCCCTAACGGTGCTGGTAAAACAACAACCATCTCTATTTTATGCGGACTGGTAAGTGCTGACAGCGGACTGGTAAAGATCTTCGACCTGCCCCAGACCGCTGCACACAGAGAAGAGATAAAGAAATTAATCGGTATCGTACCACAGCAGATTGCCTTGTTTCCCCAACTGACAGCTATTGAAAACCTGGAATACTTCGGTAACCTGTATGGATTGAAAGGAAAACCACTGCGCAGCCGTATCGACGAATACCTCCGGATCTTCGGCCTCGAACAGAACGGAAACAAAGCCGTACACCGCTATTCAGGTGGTATGAAAAGACGCGCCAACATTATCGCAGCTATCCTGCATCAGCCACAACTGCTGATACTCGATGAACCGACTGCGGGTGTGGATGTACAGTCGAGAAGCATGATCCTGCAATTCCTGCGTGACTACAATGCACAGGGCGCAAGCATCGTATATACTTCGCACCTGCTCGATGAAGCACAGACCATTTGCCAGGAAGTGGCGATCATCGACGAAGGCAGACTGATTGTACAGGGAACGCCGGCACACCTGATTGCACAACATTCGGACTGCGGGCACCTGGAAGATGTTTTTTTACATTATACCGGTCATGCGGTAAGAGATTAA
- a CDS encoding beta-ketoacyl-[acyl-carrier-protein] synthase family protein, giving the protein MAERVLITGLGMVTAIGDDVAGNLKSLRMQQSGVGFTQHIDTIYKDILPVAEVRHSTAALQQMAGVAGKDGYTRTTLLGLIAMREALADAGIADASDEPTGFINASTVGGMCDTEKVYFDVINPEKEGDFLQYIDTLDCADCTQRIADTVGINEYIATISTACSSSANALMFGARLIKAGLVRRVICGGTEALTRFTLNGFNSLKNIDKQHCRPFDQHRNGLNLGEGAAYLVLECESLVKERNARVKAELKGYANTNEAFHPTAPSPEGDGAFAAMQQALALGGVAPDNVQYVNVHGTATLSNDLAEGHALQRLFGDKVPPFSSTKPFTGHTLAAAGGIEAIYAVLAIQHAVIFPNLHFSEKMEELNITPETQLKEGVPVSNVISNSFGFGGNNASLLISKYEG; this is encoded by the coding sequence ATGGCGGAGCGTGTATTGATAACAGGCCTTGGAATGGTGACAGCCATTGGCGATGATGTAGCAGGCAATTTGAAAAGCCTGCGCATGCAGCAGAGTGGTGTTGGTTTTACACAACATATAGACACTATTTACAAGGATATCCTGCCAGTAGCAGAGGTCAGACATTCAACTGCGGCCTTGCAGCAAATGGCAGGTGTGGCAGGTAAGGACGGGTATACCCGTACTACCCTGCTGGGACTGATCGCTATGCGCGAAGCACTGGCTGATGCAGGTATTGCAGATGCCAGTGATGAACCAACTGGTTTTATCAATGCATCGACCGTAGGAGGGATGTGCGACACAGAGAAAGTATATTTCGATGTGATCAACCCTGAGAAAGAAGGAGATTTTTTACAGTATATCGATACGCTGGATTGTGCAGACTGTACACAGCGCATAGCAGATACAGTGGGTATCAATGAATACATCGCTACCATCAGTACTGCCTGTTCTTCTTCTGCCAATGCACTGATGTTTGGTGCACGCCTCATCAAAGCAGGACTGGTACGCCGTGTGATCTGTGGTGGTACTGAAGCCCTGACCCGCTTTACCCTGAATGGTTTCAACTCACTCAAGAATATTGATAAGCAACATTGCCGTCCTTTCGATCAGCACCGTAATGGGCTGAACCTGGGCGAAGGTGCTGCATACCTGGTGCTCGAATGTGAATCATTGGTCAAAGAACGCAATGCCCGTGTAAAAGCAGAACTGAAAGGATATGCAAATACCAACGAAGCATTTCACCCTACAGCGCCTTCACCAGAAGGTGATGGTGCATTTGCAGCCATGCAACAGGCTTTGGCTTTGGGTGGTGTAGCACCGGACAATGTTCAATATGTAAACGTACATGGTACCGCTACCCTGAGCAACGACCTCGCTGAAGGCCACGCATTACAAAGATTGTTTGGCGATAAAGTGCCCCCGTTCAGTAGTACGAAACCCTTTACAGGACACACGCTGGCGGCAGCAGGCGGTATCGAAGCGATCTATGCGGTATTGGCCATTCAACACGCTGTAATTTTTCCCAATCTTCATTTCTCAGAGAAAATGGAGGAATTAAATATCACACCGGAAACTCAGTTGAAAGAAGGAGTACCGGTATCCAACGTTATTTCCAACTCATTCGGTTTCGGAGGCAACAATGCTTCTCTGCTGATCAGCAAATATGAAGGATAA
- a CDS encoding 2-oxoglutarate dehydrogenase E1 component has translation MKDFSFVTNSHPAYIESLYQDYRKDPGAVDPEWGKFFEGFDFAVNNVNGKAPGAGAPVSSDQLTKELNVYRLIQAYRKKGHLISKTNPIRERKDRQANLDISFFGLSDADLKTEFYIGQELGLGKTSLENIVSRLKQVYTSAVGLEYAYVNDAKKVEWLQREMETTLQRALTLEQRKRILHKLNQGVIFEKFLHTKYIGQKRFGLEGGENTIPALDAIINTAAGEGVQEAVIGMAHRGRLNVLANILGKTYEQIFNEFEGHAVPDLTMGSGDVKYHLGFRSIVDTPGGEKVNLQLLPNPSHLEVVDPLVTGFARSKADVIYNSDYDKILPILIHGDAAVAGQGVIYELIQMSNLKGYYTGGTMHLVINNQIGFTTDFDDARSSDYCTSIASTVQAPVFHVNGDDAEAVVKVSEIAARYRQEFNSDIFIDLLCYRRHGHNEGDEPKFTQPSLYALIDKHPNPREVYTQYLLQNGESEVQDLAKEMEKGFWAQLQERLDEVRQHPLPYTYQKPEQWWQELRKSKPEDFDASPVTAVKEEDVRRLIGRLMTWPKEFVPLRKVEKLLQDKIKLYETEGKVDWATGELLAYASLLSEGRDIRMSGEDVKRGTFSHRHAILTDENTNATYSRLGSLQDKQGSFRIYNSLLSEFAVLGFEYGYAMANPNSLVIWEAQYGDFANGAQTVIDQYITSAEQKWTNQNGMVMLLPHGYEGGGPDHSNARPERFLQSCAEYNIIVTNITTAANFFHALRRQLTWQFRKPLVNFSPKANLRHVGSYSPISAFTEGGFKEVLDDEFVDDASRVKKVLLCTGKIYFELAEKQAKDNRKDVAIVRLEQLYPLPAVQLEALNQKYKAATWFWVQEEPLNMGAASYLQMNLKQINYGVISRNPSAATATGYAKVHAREQLEIIETAFNI, from the coding sequence ATGAAGGACTTCTCATTTGTTACCAACTCACATCCTGCCTACATTGAATCTTTATACCAGGATTACCGAAAAGACCCTGGTGCTGTTGACCCGGAATGGGGCAAGTTTTTTGAGGGGTTTGACTTCGCGGTAAACAATGTAAATGGCAAGGCGCCGGGTGCGGGAGCTCCGGTTAGCAGTGATCAGTTAACAAAAGAGCTGAACGTTTACAGGCTGATACAGGCGTATCGCAAAAAAGGTCACCTTATCTCGAAAACTAATCCAATCCGGGAACGTAAAGATCGTCAGGCCAACTTAGATATCTCTTTCTTCGGACTCTCCGATGCCGATCTAAAGACTGAATTCTACATCGGCCAGGAACTGGGTTTAGGAAAAACCAGCCTTGAAAATATTGTCAGCCGGTTAAAACAGGTCTATACTTCTGCAGTAGGTCTGGAATACGCTTACGTGAATGATGCAAAAAAAGTAGAATGGCTGCAGCGCGAAATGGAGACCACCCTGCAAAGAGCACTCACACTGGAACAGCGCAAACGCATTCTCCACAAGCTGAACCAGGGCGTTATCTTCGAAAAATTCCTTCACACAAAATATATAGGTCAGAAGCGTTTTGGTCTGGAAGGTGGTGAAAACACTATTCCTGCACTGGATGCCATCATCAATACTGCTGCCGGCGAAGGTGTTCAGGAAGCAGTGATCGGTATGGCACACAGAGGTCGTCTGAACGTACTGGCAAATATCTTAGGTAAAACTTATGAGCAGATCTTCAACGAATTTGAAGGTCATGCCGTACCAGACCTCACCATGGGTAGCGGTGACGTGAAGTACCACCTGGGCTTCCGCTCTATCGTTGACACCCCGGGCGGTGAAAAAGTTAACCTCCAGTTGCTCCCTAACCCTTCCCACCTGGAAGTGGTAGATCCACTGGTGACTGGTTTTGCCCGTAGTAAGGCCGACGTAATTTATAATAGTGATTATGACAAAATCCTGCCTATCCTCATCCATGGTGATGCTGCGGTAGCTGGTCAGGGTGTTATATATGAGCTCATCCAGATGAGCAACCTGAAAGGGTATTATACCGGTGGTACCATGCACCTGGTGATCAACAACCAGATTGGTTTCACTACCGACTTCGACGATGCCCGCTCTTCTGACTACTGTACTTCAATCGCTTCTACCGTTCAGGCGCCTGTATTCCATGTAAATGGCGACGATGCGGAAGCTGTAGTAAAGGTATCAGAGATCGCAGCCCGCTACCGTCAGGAGTTCAACTCCGATATTTTCATTGACCTGTTGTGCTACCGCAGACATGGCCATAACGAAGGTGATGAGCCTAAGTTTACCCAGCCAAGCCTGTATGCACTGATCGATAAGCACCCTAACCCTCGCGAAGTGTACACCCAGTACCTCCTGCAAAACGGAGAATCTGAAGTACAGGACCTGGCGAAGGAAATGGAAAAAGGCTTCTGGGCACAATTGCAGGAACGCCTGGACGAGGTAAGACAGCACCCGCTGCCTTATACTTACCAGAAACCTGAACAATGGTGGCAGGAACTCCGCAAATCCAAACCGGAAGATTTCGATGCTTCTCCGGTTACAGCAGTAAAAGAAGAAGACGTGAGAAGGCTGATCGGCCGCCTCATGACATGGCCAAAGGAATTTGTGCCACTGCGTAAAGTTGAAAAACTGCTGCAGGATAAGATCAAACTGTATGAAACAGAAGGTAAAGTAGACTGGGCTACCGGCGAATTGCTGGCTTACGCCTCGCTGCTGAGCGAAGGTAGAGACATCCGTATGAGCGGTGAAGACGTGAAGAGAGGTACATTCTCCCACCGTCACGCCATCCTGACCGATGAAAATACCAACGCTACTTACAGCCGTCTGGGTTCTTTACAGGACAAACAAGGTTCATTCCGTATCTATAACTCCCTGCTGAGTGAATTTGCTGTACTGGGATTTGAATATGGCTATGCAATGGCCAATCCAAATTCACTGGTGATCTGGGAAGCGCAATATGGTGACTTTGCTAACGGTGCGCAGACAGTCATCGACCAGTATATTACCAGTGCAGAGCAAAAGTGGACCAATCAGAATGGTATGGTCATGCTGCTGCCTCATGGTTATGAAGGCGGTGGACCAGACCACTCCAATGCACGTCCTGAGCGTTTCCTGCAGTCATGTGCTGAATACAACATCATCGTTACAAATATCACTACTGCTGCGAACTTCTTCCATGCGCTGCGCCGCCAGCTGACCTGGCAGTTCCGTAAGCCACTGGTGAACTTCTCACCAAAAGCGAACTTAAGGCACGTAGGTTCTTACTCCCCAATCTCCGCATTCACTGAAGGTGGATTCAAGGAAGTACTGGACGATGAATTTGTAGACGATGCATCAAGAGTGAAGAAAGTATTGCTGTGTACCGGTAAAATCTACTTCGAACTGGCTGAAAAGCAGGCGAAGGATAACCGTAAGGATGTAGCGATCGTACGCCTGGAGCAATTGTACCCGCTGCCAGCCGTGCAGCTGGAAGCGCTGAACCAGAAGTACAAAGCTGCCACCTGGTTCTGGGTACAGGAAGAGCCCCTCAACATGGGTGCTGCTTCTTACCTGCAAATGAACCTGAAGCAGATCAACTATGGCGTGATCAGTCGCAATCCAAGCGCTGCTACCGCTACTGGTTATGCTAAGGTGCATGCACGCGAACAGCTCGAGATAATTGAAACAGCATTTAACATATAG